Sequence from the Aspergillus nidulans FGSC A4 chromosome III genome:
TCGGCAATATGGTCCACGCTGCCAAGTCGCCATCAAGCAGATGGATCTACGTAGTCAGCCGCGCAAGGAGCTGATCGTCAACGAGATCATTGTCATGAAAGACAGCCAACATGCTAACATTGTAAACTTTCTGGACTCGTTTCTCCAGGAGCAGAGCAATGAACTCTGGGTGGTCATGGAGTTTATGGAAGGTGGAGCTCTCACCGATGTTATCGACAACAACCGTGTTATTCAGGAAGATCAGATTGCTACAATCTGTGCTGAGGTAGTTGCTCCCGTATTGTGCTGCGTTTGGAACAATTGACTAACAAATCGACTAGACGTGCAAAGGACTGGCGCACTTACACAGTCAGAGTATCATCCATCGTGATATCAAGAGTGATAATGTTCTCCTTGACCGAGCTGGCCATGTTAAGATTAGTAAGTTGTTCTCTTGCTTATCGTCTACTGGCTTGCTCACAAACTACCCAGCTGATTTCGGTTTCTGCGCTAAGCTCACTGAAACGAAAAGCAAGCGTGCCACGATGGTTGGTACCCCCTATTGGATGGCGCCTGAGGTCGTCAAGCAGAAAGAATATGGCCCCAAGGTTGACTGCTGGTCTCTGGGTATCATGGCTATTGAGATGATCGAGTCCGAACCCCCATATCTGAACGAGGAACCCCTCAAGGCTCTGTACCTGATTGCCACCAATGGTACCCCAAGGCTCAAGGCTCCGGAGAAGCTCAGCAAGGAGCTCAAATCTTTCCTCAGCGTCTGTCTGTGCGTAGCTGTGGACAGCCGCGCCACAGCACAAGAGTTGCTGGAACATGATTTCCTCAAAACGGGTTGCAGCCTCGCTAGTCTTGCAGAATTGCTCcgctggaagaagaacactCAGTAATACCCTAATTCGTGCCCTCGAACCCATCGATTTCATTTCTTACGATTTACACGTCTTGCCCCACGCACATGTGGACGACATCTACGCGTCGCTAAAACTTTACGCCATGTGAATATTTTCTGCTTCGAGTGATATCCGACCTGCTAAAATTCTCACTCTCATCGCCGCTTGGCATTGATAACCCCGGCGTTTTCTTTTGGCGTCTAATCTCAGTTTCCACCCGCTCAAAGTCTCGCATCGACGCGAATGACCATGAATCCACTTAACGCGTCAGAAGCCCCATCAACGGCCTGGGAGAAAGGATCAGGCCTGCGGTTGCGATTCAAGGCGGCTAGATAAAGTTACATTTTgacttcctggcttctctttGGTCATGGCCTGTGTCCCCGGCGGTTGCacctttttttcttgagaAGGCATACATTTGACTGAAAATAGGATATCCTCACTCGTATTCTTCTAGCGATGAGTCCACGACGGAAATAGTTTGTTTATAGCAGCAACTAAGGTAATCAAGAGGGAACATAATACATAGATTCATCGACCAATGCCTTTTCTTCGCGACTATCTACCCTTTCATCGGCATGCTAGTATGCTGAAACTTTCCGGTAGAAACCATTTGGACTAATCATGAAAATGGGATATATTGGAAAGTAAACGTACAATCGTAGACGTACATATCATAAAACAGAGGGAGGCTGATACTAAGGCATACAAGAAAGATGTGAAGTAACTCGGAGGATCTAGCAATTAAAGGTTTAGGCCAAATGAGAGGTACCATAACAAAGTATCACCCTTACTTGTCAGCACTATCAACACTAGTATAGTCGTGATCATCATTGGAGCTAGGTTGACGACGAGGGCATGAATCCCGGAAGAAAACTCTACTAAGGATAgactcgtcttcatcttgcTGTTGATCCAAGAACCCAGCGTTGATTAGATATGTTTTCCAGGTCTGGCGGTCCTCGACCGAAAGGTCCGTCCATTGCTGAGCGGGACGAGTCGTTAAGTCAGACTCAGGAGTAACCTCTGCGTCCAAATCCGGTTCCGGAGTGGTGGAGCTAGGGTGAGGGTTGTGTGGTTCGACGATGATTTTGCTATTGAGAGGGTCGCACGAGATGAGAATAGAAGCTTCTGAATCTTGTATGATATCCCGGAGAGTGCGGGATTGTGCTTCATCGGGGGCCGCCGATGTGCTTGGGAACGCTTGGGTCTGTAGGATTGGCGTGGGAGAGGAGGGAAAATGGGGGAGAGGAGCGTTATATGGTACGGCAATCTTGGTACGAATATCGGTTGGTAAGTAGTCCGTGATACCAAGATACGGAGGCATGACGCCTCTAATTTCCGTGAAGGCTTGCAGAAGGAAAATGACGAGCACGATGGAGAGAACGGCAGCCAGAGTACTGGAGAAGCCTGTCAAGAGTTCAGACTCGCCTGGCCGCACGAGGACGTAGCGAGGGTTGCGACTTGAAGGTGGCGTCGGGGACAGAGGAAATGTGTGCACGACGACAGTGTTGCCCAAGCTCACGGAGGCAAGCTTGATGTATTGTGGTGGTGTCTCTGGGGTGACTGGGGCGGGCGGCGGAACAAAATGTGAGAAGCATATTCTTGTCATTGAGAAGGGGTGAACGTCGCGGATGGTCGCGTAGCGACGAATTTGACTGTACCCGGCCGCTGCTCGATACTGTCGGCTTGAGTCGACGTCAATGGTTAGGATCTCAAGAGACTGGTCACTACCGGACACAGCgatgattgattgttgtttGATCGATGAACTGGTTCCCAGGTTGCATACATCCAGACTCAGACCAATGTTGATCGATTTTCGAAGCTTGTAGCGACGGATAATTGTGGCTTgtgaagatgatgtcgtTGGCCGCAGATCAAGAATTATAAGTTCGCAACCTTTGCGATTTGGGGCATTTTGCAACAGCAATAGCGTggtgggagaaagaaagcgCAGAGCACGGAATTTTGGTCGTGGCCCCTTGCCATTGGTGTTTGCTGGGGGACTATATACACATCTCACGTCTGGTGCAGCATTCGATCTAGTCTCGGGCGAGATGCGACATGTAAAGACATCCACGCCATTAGTATATGCCACAGGAAACAAGCCTTTCTCCTCGTCCTGCCCAGCAATATCAATgtcctcagcctcctcatcGCTTTTCAGTCGGATTCTTCCAATAACATCGCCTTcgctcggcttcgtcgtGTTCgcattgaagaagacaatCTCCCCTGAGGAGGCCAGTCCAGTCGCAATAGCAGCTACGCGGGTTGCACCCTCGCCTTTCCAAGGCGACAATCGAGTGATTCTCTGATACGTCTCCGTAGAACCCTTTGACCCAGCCACAGTTCTAAATACTGACTCCTCAGACAGTTTGACAGTTTGTCCTGGTGTACTCCCATTGGGAGATTTGAACTCCGCAGACGCCGAATTTGTGCGGCGCGGAGGATAATCAATCTTGAAGGATCGTAGATGCCGGTTTTTATTCTCTTTTTGTAGTGCGAGGGAGCTGTTGATACCGACGAAGGTGACTATAGAGGTGTCGTTTGATTGTGCGGCAGCCAGAGAAGTCACCGAGTCCTCATCCCTTGAAAGCTCGACGTCGACAACCTCGCTTAGTTCGTGGCGTTTGAAAGCATTGAGAAGGACCTGCATCCATTGTTATTATACGCCTTTGAGAACGGAGATGCAGAGTTGGTCGTTTACAATCTTGTTCCCCACGCCGCTTCGGccttctccgccgccgccggcaacaagaagaaaggcaGGATTGCGCGGGTCGAAGTCGGCAGCGAACAAAGGACATGAGAGTGTGATCTTCGCAGACGGTATTTTGGGCGCCATATTAAGAACCACCTGCAAGCCCAGGGGTGTGACAACTAATTGCTTGACGACCGTAGATTGAATGAggagtgaagatgaagattAAGCCAAGTTGGCGAATGATGGTTGGAATGACGTTGCGGCCTGGAGAACTTGGCATCCACCGCTGGGTAATAATCCGTGTAATCCGTGTAGACCTCTACGAATGACCTACAAACTGGTAAAGCTGATGACAGTGAAAGAGATTGGTCTCTTCTATTTTAGCCAGAATTATTGAATCTAATCCACCTCCTGGCCAGTAAACTCAGGTAATCGCTTCCGGACATCCTCCCaggtctcttctccttctacCAGAGACTTGAGAGCCTGCAGAATCTCTTCCTGGCTCGCGCGCACCTGCTTTGTGGAGTCGCGGTCACGCAGCGTGATAGTATTGTCCTTGACAGACTGAAAGTCTACGGTGACACCAAACGGTGTTCCGAGCTCGTCGTTGCGTGCGTATCGCTTACCAATGCTGGCGGAGGAATCATCGACACGGCTGGAGACGCCCAACCGTCGAAGTTTGGTCGTCAGTTCTTGGACCATAGGGCGGAAGGCGGGATTGCTCGATAAGGGTACGAGGAGAACTTTAGTAGGAGCGATCACGGGAGGGAACGAAAGAACCTAAATGATGTGTAAGAAAAGGGAGTGAACTCGCAAAAGGGTTTGAGATACTTACGCCACGCGCTTCGTCGCCTTCACGGTAGTAGTAGACATGTTCCATAAGACTGTATAGAATACGGCCAATACCGAATGATGGCTCAATTACGTTCGGGGTGTATTCCCGAACATTCTCAACACGGGTGCGCTTCTCAATCGTGATGATATCTTTTTCTAATTCAACCTTGCCGGAAGCGACACCCTCGACATCCAACCTCAATCTTGCCAGTCTTTTCGAGGTCaagagccagcttctcccgAAGCTCCTGAGACAAAGCATCAATGGCAGCCTCAACGGTCTTGCCATCTTTCTTGAAGCGAGGaccgaacttcttcttgtccagcTCAATTTGCCATTCCTCGACCTTCAATGGCTCTGCGCGAGTCTCCCGAACGACCAGAGGGGCACCAGTCTTGTTCTTGTGCACATTAAGGTCATATGCGCTGCGGTCTGCACAGCCAACACACTCAATCCAGCCGTAACTAGTGTATAGCTCAGCATCCCAGCAGTCGCATGCATAGTGGGCCATCTCGTTGGCCATGTGTTGGCGGAAGCGGAGCTTGGTGGGGTCAACACCGAGCTTGAGCAGGAACAACTGGATACGGGCGAGGAAGTATCCAAGAGTCTCGTTATCCACCAATCCTGTCTCAACAGCCTTTCCGACAGTCATCCGTTCAGTCTTGGTGCTTCCGGACAGCTGCACGTCTCGGTTAAGCAGCGTCAACTCAATATTTTTGACCTCCTCGAAACGCGCATGCTTCTTGCCACCTTCGGGGTCGACAAAATGCTCAATCTCAGCCATCAGAAATTCTCGGACACGCAAAAGACCTGCCCGAGGCGAGATCTCGTTTCGAAACGACTTGCCGATAGACGCTGAAGCGAAAGGCATTGCCTGTTGATTGAATTCGAGCAGTTTCTGGAAGTTCAAGAACTGTCCCTGGGCGGTCTCAGGACGCAGGTAACCAGGCATATTGCTGCTAGGTCCAATTGAAGTCTGGAACATCAGGTTGAAAGCAACCGGGGGGAGGAGGTTGCCACCGGTAACAGGGTTTCTGATGTCGTATTTGGCAATAATTTGTTCCAATTGAGGTCCGTCGAAGTTGTCGATCTGCGccagaatctcctcataTTCCTTGACGACTGCATCATCCAACTTGACAGCAACactcttggccttcttctttttcttcgcctCTTTTTCTGCATCAACCTCGACCTTCTGGCCACGAGCCTCCTTGTCACCCTTGAGACGAGCTTCGAGgacttcctccaccaaatGATCTGCGCGGAAGATCTCTCCAGTCTTGGGGTCCTTGCACATCCAATCGGCGAACTTATCGACGTGGCCGCTAGTCTTGAGAACTTCCTCCGGGGTCAGCATTGTGCAGTCGACCTCGAGcatatcctcctccagaacaAAGTGCTTCCGCCATGTCTCGACAATGTTGTTTAGGACGGCGCAACCGGGCGGACCATAGTCGTAGAGACCAGAGACGCCTCCATAGATTTCGAAGGAGGGGGTATAGAAtaggcggcggcggagcaTGGAATCCAAGACGGACCGGTCAACGACCTGACCGGTCTTGGTAGTTAATGTAGCCATTATGGGTTTTGTCTTGCTGGACTCCTGGATAATGGCGCGAAGGGCAGGAGGGGTGGTGGAAAAGTGTCTTCTGTTGGCGGGGTTCCAGCAGGAAATGATTCGgcggggaagaaaagaaaagcgaATCGGAGATTGAGTCATCCGCTGACACGTGAGCCGTTCCTTGATCACCAAGGGGGCGATCCGGCCAAAAAAGATCGGATTGGAAATCGAATAGACCGAAAATAAACAGATGCAGAGCAATTTAAAGAAGCACCAGAAAGACGTGCTCTGTGCTCGCCTTTTAAAAAGAAATTAAGATATTTGAAGCTTCCAGGCCAGTAAACCGAGTCCTTGCAAAACAGAAAAACTGCCGTATTATTGACTGTACGGTTGATTGACTACGGGGGCTTACCGCCGGTCAAATGTTTCTCCACAAAAAATTATCTCCGCTCCAAAAGTCTGGACGGATTGAAGCTTCAGTAACACCACCAAGTATACGTCTATAACCCAACATGGTCTCCAAGAAAGCGTCGGCGAGGCCTCCCTCAGGCATAATTGGCGACTTCAAGGTTCGCAATAAGCAGAAGCGTCAACTTCTTCACATCAAACGAAAGCGCGCCAAAGATGCGGCTCGCCGGGCTCAGAGATTCAGcacgaagaaggaagaggctaAAAATCCTAAGTTAAAGGAGGAACGACTTAAGCGAAACATTCCCTTGACCTTGGAGCGGAAGCGTGTATGGGATGATGCCGGCAGCGACGTTGAGGAACCCTTAGGGCTGAGTGTCGATGTCGAGCGGATAAAGAGACTGAagcaagaggaagatgaagaactcAATCGCCCGTTGGATTCGGGCTCAGAGGATCGCCACAGTGAGGATAATGGTAgtgacgaggaagatgacgaggacgatcTCGACAGCATGTTAGCTAGtagcgacgaagaagacgaaggcgACGAGGGTAAAGAGAGCAAAAAGGACAGCCGCGGCCGCAAACCTTCCGCTATTCCCTCAGCAACGGAACGTGCAACAAGCCCATCCCAATCAACAAAAAGCACGAATTTGAATTTAGCTCCGGAAGCGCTCGCTGCGAAATTCccatctctcttctctccagaCTCGCAACGACCTCCGAAAATCCTTATTACAACATCCCTCAACTCAACCCTTCACCACGAAGCCGAAATCCTTACTCAACTCTTCCCCAACAGCGTCTACATTCGGCGTACGGCGCACGCCCACGCCCACAAATTTTCCATCCGCGAGATCGCCAAATTCGCCTCCAACCGCGAATACACCACGTTAATCATCCTACAGGAGGACTCGAAAAAGCCGGCCGGCCTGGACATCGTCCACCTTCCGAAGGGCCCCATGTTCCacttcagcatcagcaactggGTC
This genomic interval carries:
- a CDS encoding uncharacterized protein (transcript_id=CADANIAT00006221), coding for MQVLLNAFKRHELSEVVDVELSRDEDSVTSLAAAQSNDTSIVTFVGINSSLALQKENKNRHLRSFKIDYPPRRTNSASAEFKSPNGSTPGQTVKLSEESVFRTVAGSKGSTETYQRITRLSPWKGEGATRVAAIATGLASSGEIVFFNANTTKPSEGDVIGRIRLKSDEEAEDIDIAGQDEEKGLFPVAYTNGVDVFTCRISPETRSNAAPDVRCVYSPPANTNGKGPRPKFRALRFLSPTTLLLLQNAPNRKGCELIILDLRPTTSSSQATIIRRYKLRKSINIGLSLDVCNLGTSSSIKQQSIIAVSGSDQSLEILTIDVDSSRQYRAAAGYSQIRRYATIRDVHPFSMTRICFSHFVPPPAPVTPETPPQYIKLASVSLGNTVVVHTFPLSPTPPSSRNPRYVLVRPGESELLTGFSSTLAAVLSIVLVIFLLQAFTEIRGVMPPYLGITDYLPTDIRTKIAVPYNAPLPHFPSSPTPILQTQAFPSTSAAPDEAQSRTLRDIIQDSEASILISCDPLNSKIIVEPHNPHPSSTTPEPDLDAEVTPESDLTTRPAQQWTDLSVEDRQTWKTYLINAGFLDQQQDEDESILSRVFFRDSCPRRQPSSNDDHDYTSVDSADK
- a CDS encoding glycine--tRNA ligase (transcript_id=CADANIAT00006222); amino-acid sequence: MTQSPIRFSFLPRRIISCWNPANRRHFSTTPPALRAIIQESSKTKPIMATLTTKTGQVVDRSVLDSMLRRRLFYTPSFEIYGGVSGLYDYGPPGCAVLNNIVETWRKHFVLEEDMLEVDCTMLTPEEVLKTSGHVDKFADWMCKDPKTGEIFRADHLVEEVLEARLKGDKEARGQKVEVDAEKEAKKKKKAKSVAVKLDDAVVKEYEEILAQIDNFDGPQLEQIIAKYDIRNPVTGGNLLPPVAFNLMFQTSIGPSSNMPGYLRPETAQGQFLNFQKLLEFNQQAMPFASASIGKSFRNEISPRAGLLRVREFLMAEIEHFVDPEGGKKHARFEEVKNIELTLLNRDVQLSGSTKTERMTVGKAVETGLVDNETLGYFLARIQLFLLKLGVDPTKLRFRQHMANEMAHYACDCWDAELYTSYGWIECVGCADRSAYDLNVHKNKTGAPLVVRETRAEPLKVEEWQIELDKKKFGPRFKKDGKTVEAAIDALSQELREKLALDLEKTGKIEVGYIITIEKRTRVENVREYTPNVIEPSFGIGRILYSLMEHVYYYREGDEARGVLSFPPVIAPTKVLLVPLSSNPAFRPMVQELTTKLRRLGVSSRVDDSSASIGKRYARNDELGTPFGVTVDFQSVKDNTITLRDRDSTKQVRASQEEILQALKSLVEGEETWEDVRKRLPEFTGQEVD
- a CDS encoding rRNA-binding ribosome biosynthesis protein RPF1 (transcript_id=CADANIAT00006223), producing MVSKKASARPPSGIIGDFKVRNKQKRQLLHIKRKRAKDAARRAQRFSTKKEEAKNPKLKEERLKRNIPLTLERKRVWDDAGSDVEEPLGLSVDVERIKRLKQEEDEELNRPLDSGSEDRHSEDNGSDEEDDEDDLDSMLASSDEEDEGDEGKESKKDSRGRKPSAIPSATERATSPSQSTKSTNLNLAPEALAAKFPSLFSPDSQRPPKILITTSLNSTLHHEAEILTQLFPNSVYIRRTAHAHAHKFSIREIAKFASNREYTTLIILQEDSKKPAGLDIVHLPKGPMFHFSISNWVEGKKIPGHGKPTEHWPELILNNFRTPLGLLTAHLFRTLFPPQPDIEGRQVVTLHNQRDYIFVRRHRYVFREKRETEKAVVGADGKEIKGAEGIRTGLQELGPRFTLKLRRVDKGIQRASGQEWEWKGKMEKKRTLFQL